A stretch of DNA from Allomeiothermus silvanus DSM 9946:
TAGCCCGTAGCAGGGTTGCGCAAAAGCAAGGTGGCTATAGCTGTGGTTTTCCAGTTCGAAGAGAGGATTCTGCGCTAGCCTGCGGGATTGCTCAGGGTAGGCTTCAATCCAGAGTCCGCTCAGGAAGAAGGTGGCCTTGACCCGGTGTTGCTCCAACAAGCGGTACAACTCGGTGGGGTTGTAGCTTTTGACCCGACCGCTATGCAGGTTTTGCAGCATGCCAGGGGTCATGTCGGCATCGAAAGTCAGGGCGATCTGCGGGTGATGCCTGGAACCGTGGGTGATCGGCACGGGTGCAGCCAATACTACCCCCCATAGCAACAGGCCAACCCCAAGCCATCTTCTCACCGGGTCACCCCCGTATGCCCCAGCGAGTACCGGCCCGGCTGGGGGTAGATGGCCAGCCCGTGCGGCCCTTTGCCCACCTGGATGCGATGGATGAGGCCGCCCTGCTTGGGGTCGGTGTCGAAGACGTAGACCTCCCCGTGGTAGCGCCCGGAAAGCCACAGTTGCTTCCCATCCGCCGAGACCCCGCCCATATCCGGGCTACCCCCACCGGGGATCTTCCACTTGGCCACCCGGCGCCGGGTGGCGAACTCCAGCACGCTCACCGAACCCTCCCCCCGGTTGGAGATGTACAGGTACCTCGCGTCGCGGCTGGGGTACAGGCCGTGGGCCCCTTTCCCGGTGGGGATAAAGCCGAGCTTCTGGAACTTCTCCGCGTCCACCAGGTGGACCCCGCCCGCCATCATGTCGGCCACGTAAAATATCTTGCCGTCGGGCGAGAGTTTGACGTCCTGAGGCATACCCCCCAGGCTAATCTTGGCTAGGAGCTGGCGCGCGGCCACATCGATTTTCAGCAGGTCTCCGCTGAACTCGCAGGCCGCCACCAGGGTACGCCCGTCGGCGCTATAGTCCATGTGGTTGATGCCCTTGCAGGGTACCTTCAGGCTCCCTTGGAGCTGCCAGGCGTGGGGGTCGAAAAAGTCCAAGCGGCGCTGGTATTCGGCTACCACAATGGCCGAGCGGCCATCGGGGGTGAAGTAGAGGTTATAGGGATCTTTGACCTTGATCCGCTCCCCTAGTGCACCGGTTCGCGGATCGATGGGGATGAGGGTGTTGCCTACGTCGTTCGCTACGTAGAGGGTTTTTAGGTCGTAGGAGGGCACCACGTGCTGGGGTTCGGCATCTACGGGATGCTCGGCGATGACCTTAAAGGTAGTGGGGTCGATCACGTACAGCCGGTTGGTCTTGCCGTCGGGTACATATACCCGCTGGGGAAAATCCTTCACCGCAGGCGCAAGCATCCCCGCCTGGGTGAACGCATACACGTTGTGAGGATCATACGGCGGCATCCCCGGGAGGCCGGTGTGTAGTTTGGGGCTTAGCGTAGCAGTAGGAGCAGGCGGGCTCGAAGCCCCTTGTGCCGATAGGGTGGCTGTTTGTGGTTGTGATTTGCAGGCGATCAGAGCGAGCAAGAGGAAAAACCCCACCACCCCAGGCAAACCCACCTTCTTCCAGTCATGTGAAATCTCGCTGGATTGCACTCTTGATCTGATTTTACGCGGTCCGGCCGCGAAGCGAGTCAGAGGGGATAAATCAGGGGGTATAGCGCCAGAGATGGGTTTACGACGGTATTGATAGAAGGTCATCTTATGATTGGATCGTGAGCGGTGAAACTCGATCAGCGCGTAGCTAAGAAAGCCCAGGGCTAGATGTGCAGCGAGTTTCTCGCGTTTGTGGTGGCGATGCTCCTGCCAGCCGAGTTCCTTTTGAAGGCCTCGATGGGCATATTTACATCCCTCTGCTATCCCCTCGGGCCTCCTGGGTTTGCAGGAAGCCCTTGCCAGGCCCCAAAAAACGGTGGCGAGAACTACGTGTCGTTTCACGGCAGCCTCCCTTTCATCTGGGTTTTCACCATGCTTCTCCCCTTATCGGGGCCTTTACATCTCAACTGCTCCCGATAGCGAGCAACCTAGCAAGCTAAC
This window harbors:
- a CDS encoding YncE family protein, which produces MYAFTQAGMLAPAVKDFPQRVYVPDGKTNRLYVIDPTTFKVIAEHPVDAEPQHVVPSYDLKTLYVANDVGNTLIPIDPRTGALGERIKVKDPYNLYFTPDGRSAIVVAEYQRRLDFFDPHAWQLQGSLKVPCKGINHMDYSADGRTLVAACEFSGDLLKIDVAARQLLAKISLGGMPQDVKLSPDGKIFYVADMMAGGVHLVDAEKFQKLGFIPTGKGAHGLYPSRDARYLYISNRGEGSVSVLEFATRRRVAKWKIPGGGSPDMGGVSADGKQLWLSGRYHGEVYVFDTDPKQGGLIHRIQVGKGPHGLAIYPQPGRYSLGHTGVTR